The following are from one region of the Salvia splendens isolate huo1 chromosome 2, SspV2, whole genome shotgun sequence genome:
- the LOC121780754 gene encoding protein NODULATION SIGNALING PATHWAY 2-like translates to MAMLMDLGFASFDYSATMTTMTASSTDEGCNWNAGSPVVDWKALSGDQEDFQNLIDSMMDENVVLHPIDQETEEEEEEEEEYNNFSPGYNMAEAEDSKGLRLIHLLTAAAEAVAGPNECRGLARVILVRLKELVSPTDGTNMERLAAYFTDALQALLDAAAGGKPPLGVEHHRTDVLAAFQLLQDMSPYVKFGHFTANQAILEAVVHDRRVHIVDYDIMEGIQWAPLMQALASRKDGPPAPHLRITAVSRSGTGRRSFVTVQETGRRLANFAASIGQPFSFHQCRLDADETFRPSSLKLVRGEALVFNCMLHLPHFSHRAPNSIASFLSGARTLNPRLFTLVEEEMAPPSEGGFVGRFMDLLHHFSTIYDSLEAGFPMQWQARALVERVFLGPQIMGSLARMYRARETGEGCSWGQWMGAVGFHPVSISFANHCQAKLLLGLYNDGYRVEELTSNKLVLGWKLRRQLSASIWTSQD, encoded by the coding sequence ATGGCAATGTTGATGGACCTCGGCTTTGCTAGCTTCGATTATAGCGCGACCATGACCACCATGACAGCCTCGTCTACGGATGAGGGCTGCAACTGGAACGCCGGGTCGCCGGTGGTCGACTGGAAGGCGCTCTCCGGCGACCAGGAAGACTTCCAAAACCTCATTGATTCAATGATGGATGAGAATGTGGTGTTGCACCCTATTGATCAAGAAacagaggaggaggaggaggaagaagaagagtacAACAATTTTTCCCCGGGGTACAACATGGCGGAGGCCGAGGACTCGAAGGGGCTGCGCCTCATCCACCTCCTCACGGCGGCAGCGGAGGCCGTGGCGGGCCCTAACGAGTGCCGCGGATTGGCCAGGGTGATATTGGTTCGGCTCAAGGAGTTGGTGTCGCCAACCGACGGCACCAACATGGAGAGGCTCGCCGCCTACTTCACCGACGCCTTGCAGGCGCTGCTCGACGCCGCTGCAGGAGGAAAACCTCCCCTCGGCGTCGAGCACCACCGGACCGACGTCCTCGCGGCCTTCCAATTGCTGCAGGACATGTCCCCTTATGTCAAATTCGGCCATTTCACGGCCAATCAAGCTATATTGGAGGCCGTGGTTCATGATAGGAGGGTCCACATAGTGGACTATGACATCATGGAGGGGATCCAGTGGGCCCCACTAATGCAGGCCCTTGCCTCGAGGAAAGACGGCCCACCGGCCCCTCACCTCAGGATCACCGCGGTCTCGAGGAGCGGGACCGGGCGCCGCTCGTTCGTCACCGTCCAGGAGACTGGCCGGCGCCTGGCGAACTTTGCGGCCTCGATTGGGCAACCGTTCTCGTTCCACCAATGCAGGCTGGATGCTGACGAGACGTTCAGGCCGTCGTCTCTGAAACTAGTTAGAGGGGAAGCCCTGGTGTTCAATTGTATGTTGCACTTGCCGCATTTTAGTCACCGGGCCCCGAATTCAATCGCATCGTTTCTATCCGGGGCTAGGACTCTAAACCCGAGGCTATTTACCCTGGTGGAGGAGGAGATGGCCCCACCGAGCGAAGGGGGATTCGTGGGCCGGTTCATGGACCTTTTGCACCACTTCTCGACCATTTACGACTCGTTGGAGGCAGGATTCCCGATGCAGTGGCAGGCTCGAGCTTTAGTGGAGCGAGTTTTTCTCGGGCCACAGATTATGGGATCGTTGGCGCGGATGTACCGTGCCCGGGAGACGGGGGAAGGGTGCTCTTGGGGGCAATGGATGGGTGCCGTTGGGTTTCATCCGGTGAGCATAAGTTTTGCCAATCATTGTCAAGCTAAATTGCTATTGGGACTATACAATGATGGGTATAGGGTTGAGGAATTGACATCCAATAAATTAGTTCTTGGATGGAAGTTACGGCGCCAACTTTCTGCTTCTATTTGGACATCTCAAGATTGA